One Chaetodon auriga isolate fChaAug3 chromosome 14, fChaAug3.hap1, whole genome shotgun sequence genomic window carries:
- the ngb gene encoding neuroglobin, translated as MEKLSGKDKELIRGSWESLGKNKVPHGVIMFSRLFELDPALLSLFHYSTNCGSTQDCLSSPEFLEHVTKVMLVIDAAVSHLDDLHSLEDFLLNLGRKHQAVGVNTQSFAMVGESLLYMLQCSLGQAYTAPLRQAWLNMYSIVVAAMSRGWAKNGEDKAD; from the exons ATGGAGAAGCTGTCAGGGAAAGACAAGGAGCTGATACGAGGCAGCTGGGAGAGCCTGGGCAAGAACAAAGTTCCTCATGGTGTCATCATGTTTTCCAG ACTGTTTGAGCTGGACCCTGCGCTCCTCAGTCTTTTCCACTACAGTACAAACTGTGGCTCCACACAAGACTGCCTCTCCAGCCCAGAGTTCCTGGAACATGTCACCAAG GTGATGCTCGTGATCGATGCAGCGGTCAGCCACCTGGATGACCTTCACTCCTTGGAGGACTTCCTGCTCAACCTTGGGAGGAAACATCAGGCAGTGGGAGTCAACACCCAGTCGTTTGCT ATGGTGGGTGAGTCCCTTCTCTACATGCTGCAGTGCAGTCTGGGCCAGGCCTACACGGCGCCACTGCGTCAAGCCTGGCTCAACATGTACAGCATCGTGGTAGCAGCCATGAGCCGAGGGTGGGCCAAGAACGGCGAGGACAAGGCTGACTGA
- the tmem63c gene encoding osmosensitive cation channel TMEM63C — MAHSELFVTRAPPVEGRAVELSALSFLDSFGEENSTAERCYRSHSRSSVLQGLPFGGVPTVLAINVVLWMFLLLIFSCLRKAAWDYGRLALLMENDSLTSLFYGEPSEKEKSPSESSPSDSETKDMGFCSWLSSLYHMKDEEIRSKCGIDAVTYLSFQRHIILLMTVVCLLSLAVILPVNFSGNLLGDSPENFGRTTLANVSAKDSFLWLHSAFALVYFIITLLCMAHHSIRLEYREDEKVARTLMITCIPREISDPGLITKHFHEAYPSCTVTDIRFCFDVNKLMRLDLERRKAMKGRLYFATKAQKEGKIVIKTHPCAQIFCCDICGFEKVDAEQYYSELEEKRTDEFNAEKNRIAMKRLGIAFVTFRDERMTAVIVKDYRRVRCRRRPQQSSITTVVQSHNWGVSYAPAPSDIIWENLSVCGSRWWLRCVLLNILLFLLLFFLTTPAIIVNTMDKFNVTRPVESLRSPVITQFFPTLLLWAFSVLLPFIVYYSAFFESHWTRSGENQVTMHKCFLLLVFMVILLPSLGLSSLDLFFTWLFDVNFLDEKDVKFQCVFLPDNGAFFVNYVITSSLIGTSMELLRIPALTVYALRLCFAKSQAERIHVKRSQAYEFQFGLEYAWTMCIFAVSMTYSITCPIITPFGLLYVILKHMVDRYNIYYAYVPTKLNQRIHRAAISQVIVAPILCMFWLLFFSVLRLGLVHPITLFTLVSLLSSIAFSLLRLCLRKQPDKSTSYQMSDQPAEGTFTDADRSTVTSTTASSLFVASVLLEPELALTPMPSPAHHSYGAMASSQSSSHGPAEEEESEEDHAQTHETELQDPPDSFCASPLMDSPVSYQ; from the exons ATGGCACACTCTGAGCTGTTTGTGACGAGAGCGCCCCCTGTGGAGGGGAGAGCTGTGGAGCTGAGTGCTCTGAGCTTCTTGGACTCGTTTGGGGAGGAAAACAGCACTGCTGAAAGATGCTACCGCTCACACTCCCGCAGCAGCGTCCTCCAGGGTCTGCCGTTTGGAGGGGTGCCCACGGTCCTCGCCATCAATGTGGTGCTCTGGATG ttcctgctgCTCATCTTCTCCTGTCTGAGGAAGGCTGCATGGGACTATGGCCGCCTGGCTCTGCTGATGGAGAATGACAG TCTCACGTCCCTATTTTATGGAGAACCAAGTGAGAAAGAGAAGTCTCCGTCAGAGTCCAGCCCCTCTGACTCTGAGACCAAGGACATG gGCTTCTGCTCGTGGCTCTCATCGCTTTACCATATGAA gGATGAAGAGATCCGTAGCAAATGCGGCATCGATGCCGTCACATACCTGTCCTTCCAGCGCCACATCATCCTGCTCATGACCGTGGTCTGCCTGCTGTCTTTGGCCGTAATCCTACCGGTCAACTTTTCCGGGAACCTCCTGG GAGACAGTCCTGAGAACTTTGGAAGAACAACACTGGCTAATGTTAGTGCAAA GGACAGCTTTCTGTGGCTCCACAGCGCCTTTGCTCTGGTCTACTTCATCATCACGCTGCTGTGTATGGCTCACCACTCCATACGGCTGGAGTACAGAGAGGATGAGAAG GTAGCCAGGACACTGATGATTACCTGCATACCAAGAGAAATCTCTGACCCAGGACTCATCACCAAACACTTCCA TGAGGCCTACCCCAGCTGTACTGTCACTGATATCCGTTTCTGCTTTGACGTCAACAAGCTGATGAGACTGGACTTAGAGAG GCGCAAGGCAATGAAAGGGAGGCTGTATTTTGCCACAAAGGCCCAAAAGGAGGGAAAGATTGTGATCAAGACCCATCCGTGTGCTCAGATATTCTGCTGCGACATCTGTGGATTTGAAAAG gtggATGCAGAACAGTACTACAGCGAGTTAGAGGAAAAGCGAACAGACGAGTTTAATGCGGAGAAGAACCGCATCGCTATGAAGAGGCTGGGCATTGCCTTTGTGACTTTCCGTGATGAGAGGATGACTGCTGT cattGTGAAGGACTACAGACGCGTGCGCTGCCGTCGCAGACCCCAGCAGTCCAGCATCACCACGGTGGTGCAGTCACACAATTGGGGGGTCAGCTATGCACCTGCTCCCAGTGACATCATCTG GGAAAacctgtcagtgtgtggctCTCGCTGGTGGCTCCGCTGTGTTCTCCTCAACATCctcctgttcctgctgctcttcttcctcaccacTCCCGCCATCATCGTCAACACAATGGACAAGTTCAACGTCACAAGGCCCGTGGAGAGTCTGCGG AGCCCGGTCATTACCCAGTTCTTCCCAACCCTCCTGCTGTGGGCGTTTTCGGTGCTCCTGCCCTTCATCGTCTACTACTCAGCCTTCTTTGAGTCCCACTGGACCAG GTCAGGTGAGAACCAGGTCACGATGCACAAGTGTTTTTTACTGCTGGTCTTCATGGTCATCCTCCTGCCCTCACTCGGTCTGTCCAG TTTGGACCTGTTCTTCACATGGCTCTTTGATGTCAACTTCCTGGATGAGAAGGATGTCAAATTCCA GTGCGTGTTCCTTCCTGACAACGGTGCATTCTTTGTGAACTACGTCATTACATCCAGTCTGATTGGCACATCTATGGAGCTGCTTCGCATCCCAGCACTGACGGTGTATGCCCTCCGCCTCTGCTTCGCCAAGTCCCAGGCTGAGCGCATTCATGTCAAACGG agTCAGGCCTATGAGTTCCAGTTTGGCCTCGAGTACGCCTGGACCATGTGTATCTTTGCAGTCAGTATGACCTACAGCATCACATGTCCCATTATTACACCCTTTG GTCTGCTCTACGTGATCCTGAAGCACATGGTTGATCGATACAATATCTACTATGCATACGTTCCCACCAAACTCAACCAGCGCATCCACCGGGCGGCCATCAGTCAGGTCATCGTGGCCCCCATCCTCTGCatgttctggctgctcttcttctctgtgctcAGATTAG GTCTAGTGCATCCCATCACCCTCTTCACCTTAGTGTCCCTGCTCTCCTCTATTGCCTTTTCCCTCTTACGCTTGTGCCTTAGGAAGCAACCAGACAAGTCAACGAGCTACCAG ATGTCTGATCAGCCAGCTGAGGGGACGTTCACTGATGCAGACAGGAGCACTGTAACATCCACCACTGCCTCCAGT CTGTTTGTGGCGTCCGTGCTGCTGGAGCCAGAGCTGGCTTTGACTCCCATGCCCTCCCCGGCCCACCACAGCTACGGCGCCATGGCCAGCTCCCAGAGTTCAAGCCACGGCccagctgaggaagaggagagcgaAGAAGATCACGCCCAGACCCATGAGACTGAGCTCCAAGACCCCCCAGACAGCTTCTGCGCCAGCCCACTCATGGACAGCCCTGTGAGCTACCAGTAA